In Dyadobacter subterraneus, a single genomic region encodes these proteins:
- a CDS encoding FKBP-type peptidyl-prolyl cis-trans isomerase, translating to MKVEKNNVVALIYSLRIPDNDGEMDIVEVVTEEDPMYFIQGISGLPEGFEDKIEGLAAGDTFDFTVAPEEGYGEFDPEAIVELPKAVFQGDDIDQDELLEIGNIVPMTNEDGERMHGQVVEVKDDVVVMNFNHPLAGKEMHFEGSILSVRPATAEEISHGHVHGEGGHHH from the coding sequence ATGAAAGTCGAAAAGAATAATGTCGTAGCACTTATATATAGTCTTAGAATTCCGGACAATGACGGCGAAATGGATATTGTCGAAGTAGTAACGGAAGAAGATCCGATGTATTTTATCCAGGGTATCAGTGGTCTGCCGGAAGGATTTGAAGACAAAATCGAAGGTTTAGCCGCTGGCGACACTTTTGACTTTACCGTGGCTCCTGAGGAAGGTTATGGTGAATTTGATCCGGAAGCAATTGTTGAGTTGCCAAAAGCAGTTTTCCAGGGTGATGATATCGATCAGGATGAACTTCTTGAAATCGGAAATATTGTTCCAATGACCAATGAAGATGGGGAACGCATGCACGGACAAGTTGTTGAAGTGAAAGATGATGTGGTAGTAATGAATTTCAACCACCCATTGGCTGGAAAAGAAATGCACTTTGAGGGTTCAATTCTTTCGGTTCGTCCGGCTACTGCGGAAGAAATCAGCCATGGACACGTTCATGGAGAAGGTGGACATCACCACTGA